One region of Mucilaginibacter gotjawali genomic DNA includes:
- a CDS encoding MOSC domain-containing protein, whose amino-acid sequence MLKISELYIYPIKSLPGISVKQALVTKTGFEHDRRWMLVDKNNLFISQREAPQMTQLLAAIENNGLKITHKINGESFRVPFYPPPAGGRGARAEVVVWDDTCEAEFVSDEADAWFSKMLGMKCRLVYMPDDTRRMVDQTYAPGDVITSFSDGYPFLLIGQASLSDLNSRLAIQLPMDRFRPNIVFTGGKPFAEDLMGNFTIGGIDFQGVKLCARCPIPTINQQDGSRGKEPIKTLASYRQKNNKILFGQNLVHNGEGVIKVGDNLKVLSYNDDERFMVNIPAEKIS is encoded by the coding sequence ATGTTGAAAATAAGCGAATTATACATCTATCCTATCAAATCATTGCCCGGTATATCTGTTAAACAGGCGCTGGTTACAAAAACAGGGTTTGAACACGACAGGCGCTGGATGCTGGTGGACAAAAATAACCTGTTTATTTCACAACGCGAAGCGCCGCAAATGACACAATTACTGGCAGCAATTGAGAATAACGGGCTAAAGATCACCCATAAAATTAACGGTGAATCATTCCGGGTGCCGTTTTATCCTCCTCCTGCAGGGGGCCGGGGGGCTCGTGCGGAGGTTGTTGTTTGGGATGATACCTGTGAAGCTGAATTTGTAAGTGATGAGGCAGATGCCTGGTTCAGCAAAATGCTCGGCATGAAATGCAGGCTGGTTTACATGCCGGATGATACGCGGCGAATGGTCGACCAAACCTATGCCCCGGGCGACGTAATTACTTCATTTTCGGATGGATATCCTTTCCTCTTGATCGGCCAGGCGTCTTTGAGTGATCTCAACAGCCGCCTTGCTATTCAATTGCCGATGGATAGGTTCAGGCCGAATATTGTTTTTACCGGCGGCAAGCCTTTTGCAGAGGACCTGATGGGAAATTTTACTATTGGAGGCATCGATTTCCAGGGCGTTAAACTATGCGCCCGTTGCCCTATCCCCACGATTAACCAGCAGGATGGTTCACGTGGGAAAGAGCCGATTAAAACGCTGGCTTCCTATCGCCAAAAAAATAATAAAATTTTGTTCGGCCAAAATCTTGTTCACAACGGAGAAGGGGTTATAAAAGTTGGAGATAACCTGAAGGTTTTAAGTTACAACGACGACGAAAGATTTATGGTAAATATTCCTGCCGAAAAGATTTCATAA
- a CDS encoding Dps family protein, whose translation MSTIIGISEENRKAVAFELSKLLADEFTLYAKTRNAHWNVEGNDFHAMHLFFESQYEQLDDIMDGVAERIRTLGHYAPATLKSFLQLTHLTEKTHDKNDSPSFIKELLEDHQSIIEFIRGNIEPFASKYHDYGTSDYITGLMEDHEKMAWMLRAHLS comes from the coding sequence ATGTCAACAATTATTGGAATATCCGAAGAGAACAGGAAAGCTGTTGCTTTTGAACTGTCGAAATTATTAGCCGACGAATTTACCTTATACGCCAAAACCCGCAATGCGCACTGGAATGTGGAGGGAAATGATTTTCATGCAATGCACTTGTTTTTTGAAAGCCAGTACGAACAACTGGACGATATCATGGACGGCGTTGCCGAACGCATCCGTACATTGGGCCATTATGCACCGGCTACGTTAAAAAGCTTTTTGCAACTGACCCACCTCACCGAAAAAACGCATGATAAAAACGACAGCCCGTCTTTTATCAAAGAATTGCTGGAAGATCATCAAAGCATTATTGAGTTTATCAGGGGAAATATAGAGCCTTTTGCCTCCAAATATCACGATTACGGCACCAGCGATTATATCACCGGCCTTATGGAAGACCACGAAAAAATGGCCTGGATGCTGAGGGCGCACCTTAGTTAA
- a CDS encoding YbjQ family protein has protein sequence MLVTTSTHLEGYKITQHLGIIRGITVRSRGIGGSFVGGLQTVFGGRNSIYTELCETAREEAYELMMQHAQQHGANAVINMRYDANEVIQGVTEVLAYGTAVVVEKI, from the coding sequence ATGTTAGTTACAACCAGCACACATTTGGAAGGATACAAAATTACCCAGCATTTGGGGATCATAAGAGGAATAACTGTACGCTCCAGGGGCATAGGCGGCAGCTTTGTTGGCGGCCTGCAAACCGTTTTCGGCGGCCGCAACAGTATTTATACCGAGCTTTGCGAAACAGCCCGCGAAGAAGCTTACGAACTGATGATGCAGCATGCACAACAACACGGCGCTAACGCCGTAATCAATATGAGGTATGATGCCAATGAAGTGATCCAGGGCGTAACCGAAGTTTTGGCCTACGGCACCGCGGTGGTGGTAGAGAAAATTTAA
- a CDS encoding RrF2 family transcriptional regulator yields the protein MLSKKTKYAIKALVILGKNADKPPMQIQKIAEEERIPKKFLEQILLDLRNAGYLYSKKGAGGGYSLNKDPKEIFLVHILRITGGPIAMVPCASLNFFHKCEECQQETTCGIRDVFIKVRDETLKILSETSIADIIEKEESLTLNL from the coding sequence ATGCTCTCAAAAAAAACAAAGTATGCGATAAAGGCCCTGGTGATATTAGGGAAGAATGCTGATAAACCACCGATGCAAATTCAGAAAATAGCAGAAGAGGAACGCATACCGAAAAAATTTCTCGAACAGATCTTATTGGATTTGCGCAATGCGGGCTACCTGTACAGTAAAAAAGGTGCCGGAGGCGGTTACAGTTTGAATAAGGATCCAAAGGAAATATTCCTGGTTCATATACTACGCATTACCGGCGGGCCGATAGCCATGGTACCCTGTGCAAGCCTTAATTTTTTCCATAAATGCGAAGAGTGCCAGCAGGAAACCACTTGCGGTATTCGCGATGTGTTTATTAAAGTAAGGGATGAAACTTTAAAAATATTATCAGAAACCAGCATTGCTGATATTATTGAAAAAGAAGAAAGCCTGACACTTAATTTGTAA
- a CDS encoding GMC oxidoreductase has translation MSNGEFNYTANKDHTYDAIVIGSGISGGWAAKELCEGGLKTLVLERGKNVVHLKDYPTATKNPWEFEHHGYNTLKIEEENPVVSKCYAFDESTHHFFVKDKQHPYIQEKPFDWIRGYQVGGKSLLWARQTQRWSRFDFEGPARDNYAVDWPIRYDDLAPWYSHVETFAGISGNHDGLETLPDGEFLPPWEMNAVEKTIKERIMANYKDRNVIIGRCAHLTQPKEIHLEQGRGQCQARNLCQRGCPFGGYFSSNSSTLPTANKTGNLTIIPNSVVHSIIYDDQKGKATGVKVIDAETKQATEYYARIIFVNAAALNTNLILLNSKSARFPNGLGNDNGLLGKFIAFQNYRGYINATFDGPEDKYYYGRRPTAVMMPNFRNVHQQETDFKRGYMVFYTATRAGWGHETGGAQIGAAYKDAVSEPGGWDIYMMMQGETIPKETNHVFLSKDQKDDWGVPLLTVSVDYDENDEKLKDDFLKQGAEMLEKAGCKNISPGDNHWNPGLDIHEVGGVRMGKDPKTSLLNKWNQFHNCTNVFVTDGACMTSTGVQNPSLTFMALTARAAAHAIDEFKKGNL, from the coding sequence ATGTCGAACGGCGAATTTAACTATACAGCCAATAAGGATCACACTTATGATGCAATTGTTATCGGTTCAGGGATCAGTGGCGGATGGGCTGCTAAAGAACTTTGTGAAGGCGGGCTCAAAACGCTGGTATTAGAACGCGGGAAAAATGTAGTGCATTTAAAGGATTATCCAACAGCTACCAAAAATCCATGGGAGTTTGAACACCATGGCTACAATACGTTAAAAATTGAAGAGGAAAACCCGGTAGTAAGTAAATGCTACGCCTTTGACGAAAGTACCCACCATTTTTTTGTAAAGGATAAACAGCACCCGTACATCCAGGAAAAACCATTCGACTGGATTCGCGGGTACCAGGTGGGGGGTAAATCATTGCTTTGGGCCAGGCAAACCCAGCGATGGAGCAGGTTTGATTTTGAGGGGCCGGCACGCGACAACTACGCGGTTGACTGGCCCATCCGTTATGACGACCTGGCGCCATGGTACAGCCACGTGGAGACATTTGCGGGTATATCCGGCAACCACGATGGCCTGGAAACATTGCCCGATGGAGAATTTTTACCGCCCTGGGAAATGAATGCTGTTGAGAAAACCATCAAAGAACGCATCATGGCCAATTATAAGGATCGTAATGTGATCATTGGCCGCTGTGCCCACCTTACCCAACCCAAAGAGATCCATTTAGAGCAGGGCAGGGGCCAGTGCCAGGCTCGCAATTTATGCCAGCGCGGCTGTCCGTTCGGGGGATATTTCAGTTCCAATTCATCTACGCTGCCAACCGCAAATAAAACGGGTAACTTAACCATCATCCCCAACTCCGTTGTCCATTCTATTATTTATGACGACCAAAAGGGAAAAGCGACCGGTGTAAAAGTGATCGATGCCGAAACAAAACAAGCAACTGAATATTATGCGCGCATAATTTTTGTAAATGCGGCGGCTTTAAATACAAATTTGATCCTGCTCAATTCAAAATCGGCAAGGTTCCCTAACGGTTTAGGCAATGACAACGGCCTGCTGGGCAAGTTTATCGCCTTTCAGAATTACAGGGGCTATATCAATGCCACCTTTGATGGCCCTGAAGATAAATACTATTACGGACGAAGGCCCACCGCAGTAATGATGCCCAATTTTCGCAATGTGCATCAACAGGAAACTGATTTTAAACGGGGATATATGGTTTTTTATACCGCGACGCGCGCTGGCTGGGGACACGAGACCGGGGGGGCGCAGATAGGAGCAGCCTATAAGGATGCCGTATCAGAACCCGGAGGCTGGGATATTTATATGATGATGCAGGGCGAAACCATCCCGAAGGAAACCAACCACGTGTTTTTGAGCAAAGACCAAAAGGATGACTGGGGCGTGCCGCTGCTTACTGTTTCGGTTGATTACGACGAGAACGATGAAAAGCTAAAAGATGACTTTTTAAAACAAGGCGCTGAGATGCTTGAAAAAGCTGGATGCAAGAATATCAGCCCAGGCGATAACCACTGGAACCCGGGCCTGGATATCCACGAGGTAGGCGGTGTACGAATGGGTAAAGACCCCAAAACTTCCCTGCTGAACAAATGGAACCAGTTCCACAACTGCACGAATGTATTTGTTACCGATGGCGCCTGCATGACCTCAACCGGTGTGCAGAATCCGTCGCTAACTTTTATGGCGTTAACCGCAAGAGCAGCCGCCCATGCGATTGACGAGTTTAAGAAGGGGAATTTATAG